Proteins encoded together in one Armatimonadota bacterium window:
- a CDS encoding sigma-70 family RNA polymerase sigma factor, giving the protein MANSGGLEDLDRILQKCKRGDAQAWASLVDALQAHVYSVAKRAGLSDDDAEDVFQTTFLALHRSLDRVESGWALPRWLATTASREALRLRRSKHCQTLPIDRPDLGLDQLLADEEASAAEEAERADTALHVRTALLELKLECQKLLMAVFSEDDLSYQDISVLLGIPMGSIGPQRARCLERLRKILENRGFFDET; this is encoded by the coding sequence ATGGCCAATTCAGGCGGACTTGAGGATTTGGACCGAATCCTCCAAAAGTGCAAACGGGGTGACGCGCAAGCATGGGCGTCGCTTGTCGATGCGCTGCAGGCCCATGTGTATTCCGTTGCCAAGAGAGCGGGCCTCTCCGACGACGACGCAGAAGACGTCTTCCAAACCACCTTTTTGGCGTTGCATCGCTCTCTTGACCGGGTGGAATCCGGCTGGGCCCTGCCGCGTTGGCTTGCGACCACCGCCTCCCGCGAGGCGCTGCGCCTAAGAAGATCGAAGCATTGCCAGACCCTACCGATCGATCGCCCCGACCTTGGCCTAGACCAACTCCTCGCCGACGAAGAGGCTTCTGCGGCCGAAGAAGCCGAACGGGCAGACACCGCCCTTCATGTGAGGACTGCATTGCTTGAACTGAAACTCGAATGCCAGAAATTGCTCATGGCGGTGTTCTCTGAAGATGATCTCTCCTATCAAGACATCTCGGTGCTACTCGGGATCCCCATGGGTTCGATCGGCCCTCAGCGTGCCCGGTGCCTTGAGCGACTCCGAAAGATCCTGGAGAATCGCGGTTTTTTCGATGAAACTTGA
- a CDS encoding CHAT domain-containing protein has translation MDTPSLIRLLESDASRPKKRAALRAAGPVTGINEAAFRSVAGLLGSDVRRARELASFWPEFVSHGDDRSYALRTKAVFLRLQGKWVESASAFRQAGQATKRLPDRYAFQTGAVDSLGRAGKVATAVRLGRRLSSELSDLGETALAARVKLNTGNALLWQDRYREARSWLEQAAPELEAAGLDSEAAAAKLGLSTSHLFGGSPREALRWAQAAAADFGALGADHHSLLASLNNAQALHLTGRHDEALDLLLEARAQLDAEPFEKGRCFEFAGHAYLALNLASEAADCFREALKIFRNVDALLNRANCLMGLGAAAELLEFKRQPSAFYRRARVAYLEVGNRTWAAAALSRLARLLCARGFTARALEAASAAVAELRTTGSKVHLAEAELTLAECLIASRQDSGAPLQHAKRLIARNGYVHLEWRVHWLAAKSTSGRSAEAHFARMVRSIIEARLLTSSTLSRAAFLKDKAGALSEYIELLLANPTPKRIERVVSVIRSTRSAALVDEILSGRNVRQREDLVRRLDELRQELRQFASEGTPGLERRAVIGQRAVHALRRRWAEVRRDALSAASGAPLVETDSPTTILIQTRESLFSICNRRLRRLGCSAESLKNDLKWLRFDLLAPMADPKAKERQAVASLRAMKSSLGLSIPSLVGALAISPDAALWQVPWQAVLNAEECAVEPVLLPNAGFLGNEVGAVLNKDARVAIWAGESSHLPHIREEAEHVHALFPGARVARTLAEVRACMEEGPWDLIHLASHAGLNVENPMFSLLSFPDGPLLADDIARSPLQVRHICLSACDTGSLSIVNTTEPDGIARAFLARGASSVLATSWPVDDRTAKEFMKDYYEGLVEGRTLVDALAEARRRCRTRNPHPYFWGCWVMFGGYR, from the coding sequence TTGGACACGCCGAGCCTGATTAGGTTGCTGGAGAGCGATGCCAGCCGGCCCAAGAAGAGAGCCGCCCTGCGGGCCGCCGGACCGGTCACAGGGATCAACGAGGCCGCGTTCCGATCGGTCGCCGGTCTGCTAGGTTCGGACGTAAGGCGAGCTCGCGAACTGGCCTCTTTTTGGCCCGAGTTTGTCTCGCATGGCGACGACCGCTCCTATGCCCTCCGAACCAAGGCCGTTTTCCTTCGGCTCCAAGGCAAGTGGGTCGAAAGCGCCTCTGCCTTTCGACAGGCGGGACAGGCTACCAAGCGCCTCCCCGACCGGTATGCGTTCCAGACGGGCGCCGTGGACAGTCTGGGCAGGGCCGGGAAAGTCGCAACGGCGGTACGCCTTGGGAGAAGGCTCTCAAGCGAACTGTCCGACCTAGGGGAAACCGCCCTGGCTGCACGGGTCAAGCTGAACACGGGCAACGCCCTGCTCTGGCAGGACCGCTACCGGGAGGCGCGCTCATGGCTGGAGCAGGCGGCGCCCGAACTTGAGGCGGCGGGGCTGGACAGTGAAGCCGCTGCGGCGAAACTCGGGCTCTCCACGAGCCACCTCTTTGGGGGCAGTCCCCGCGAGGCCCTTCGTTGGGCCCAGGCTGCCGCAGCTGATTTTGGAGCCTTGGGCGCGGATCACCACTCCCTTCTGGCGAGCCTCAACAACGCCCAGGCCCTGCACCTGACCGGGCGGCACGACGAGGCGCTCGATCTGCTGCTCGAAGCGCGGGCGCAGCTCGACGCCGAACCCTTTGAGAAGGGCCGCTGCTTCGAGTTCGCGGGCCACGCCTATCTCGCCCTAAACCTAGCCTCCGAGGCGGCCGACTGCTTTCGAGAGGCGCTCAAGATCTTCCGAAACGTGGATGCCCTGTTGAACCGGGCCAACTGCCTGATGGGTCTCGGCGCCGCCGCAGAACTGCTCGAGTTCAAACGCCAGCCATCGGCGTTCTATCGCCGCGCCAGGGTCGCCTACCTCGAGGTCGGCAACCGGACCTGGGCCGCCGCAGCCCTATCGCGCCTGGCAAGGCTCCTTTGCGCCAGGGGATTCACGGCTCGCGCGCTCGAAGCCGCAAGCGCCGCGGTGGCCGAGCTTCGAACCACGGGTTCAAAGGTCCACCTCGCTGAGGCCGAGCTGACGCTCGCCGAGTGCCTGATCGCTTCGCGCCAAGATAGCGGGGCGCCACTGCAGCACGCCAAAAGGCTCATCGCAAGGAACGGCTACGTCCATCTGGAATGGCGGGTTCATTGGCTGGCGGCAAAATCGACCTCCGGCCGAAGCGCCGAGGCGCACTTCGCGCGCATGGTGCGCTCGATCATCGAAGCCCGCCTGCTGACCTCTTCCACCCTCTCGCGCGCTGCCTTTCTCAAGGATAAGGCCGGCGCCCTATCGGAGTACATCGAACTGCTTTTGGCCAATCCGACTCCCAAGCGGATCGAGCGCGTTGTCTCGGTCATACGCTCCACGCGCTCTGCCGCGCTCGTCGACGAAATTCTCTCAGGTAGAAACGTCCGTCAGCGAGAAGACCTGGTCCGGCGGCTCGATGAACTTCGCCAAGAGCTGCGCCAGTTCGCATCGGAGGGAACTCCGGGGCTCGAACGCCGCGCCGTCATCGGCCAGCGAGCAGTTCATGCTTTGCGCCGCAGGTGGGCAGAGGTGCGGCGAGATGCCCTCAGCGCGGCGAGCGGCGCCCCACTCGTGGAGACCGATTCGCCCACGACGATCTTGATCCAGACTCGCGAGAGCCTCTTCAGCATCTGTAACCGCAGACTCAGAAGGCTGGGGTGCTCAGCCGAAAGCCTCAAGAATGACCTCAAGTGGCTGCGTTTTGACCTCTTGGCGCCCATGGCGGACCCGAAGGCGAAGGAGCGTCAAGCGGTGGCCTCGCTCAGGGCTATGAAATCGAGTCTCGGGCTGTCGATCCCCAGCCTTGTGGGAGCCTTGGCGATCTCTCCGGACGCCGCGCTCTGGCAGGTTCCCTGGCAAGCGGTGCTCAACGCGGAGGAATGCGCCGTCGAGCCGGTCCTCCTGCCCAACGCCGGATTCCTCGGCAACGAGGTAGGCGCCGTGCTGAACAAGGACGCGCGGGTGGCGATCTGGGCCGGCGAGTCGTCCCATTTGCCCCACATCCGCGAGGAGGCCGAGCACGTCCACGCGCTGTTTCCCGGCGCACGGGTCGCGCGCACCCTCGCGGAGGTCAGAGCCTGCATGGAGGAAGGCCCGTGGGACCTCATCCACTTGGCGAGCCATGCGGGGCTGAACGTGGAAAACCCGATGTTTTCGCTGCTTTCGTTTCCCGATGGTCCGCTTCTTGCCGACGACATTGCCAGGTCCCCTTTGCAGGTCAGGCACATTTGCCTGTCGGCTTGCGATACGGGGAGCCTTTCAATCGTAAATACTACAGAGCCAGACGGAATTGCGCGCGCCTTTTTGGCGCGCGGGGCGTCGTCGGTTTTGGCAACTTCATGGCCGGTAGATGACCGGACCGCGAAAGAGTTCATGAAGGACTACTATGAGGGCCTCGTTGAAGGCCGAACATTGGTGGACGCGCTCGCCGAGGCGCGCCGACGCTGCAGGACTAGAAACCCGCATCCGTATTTTTGGGGGTGCTGGGTGATGTTTGGAGGCTATCGATGA